DNA from Salvelinus sp. IW2-2015 linkage group LG2, ASM291031v2, whole genome shotgun sequence:
AGGGACTCACACCTGCAAAGCCCATTATGCACcttcaaaggtgattctaacatgtattgactcaggggtgtgaatacttatgtaaattagatatttctgtatttaatttccaatacattttcaaaaatcactaaaaacatgttttcactgtcattatggggtattgtgtatcgatgagtgagaaaaataaatgtaagaaattttgaattcaggctataacaaaacgtggaataagtcaaggggtatgggcatttgggaagtattcagacccccttgaccttttcaacattttgtacgttagccttattctaaaattgattaaattgtttttctttcatcaatctacacacaacccataatgacaaagcaaaaaactttttattgtagcaaatgtattataaactcacaagtattcagactgtttactcagtactttgttgaagaacatttggtatgacgctgcaagcttggcacacttgtatttggggagtttctcgcagatcctctcaagctctgtcaagttggatggggagcggcgctgcacagctattttcaggtctctccagagatgttagatcggtttcaagtccgggctctggcagggccactcaaggacaatcagagacttgaccccaagccactcctgtgttgtgtgcttggggttttagtcctgttggaaggtgaaccttctccccagtctgaggtcctgagcaggatttcatcaaggatctctctgtactttgctctgatcacctttccctcgatcctgactaatctcccactccctgccgctgaataatatttccaccaccatgcttcaccgtagggatggtgccaggtttcctccagacatgacgcttggcattcaggccagagttcaatcttaatttcatcagagcagagaatgttgtttctgagagtctttaggtgccttttactgaggagtagcttccgtctggccactaacaggatgcacctgagttcaagttcaagtctcagagcaaagggtctgaatatttatacaaaaatgaaatatcttatttacatatttgcaaacatttctaaaacctgtttttgctttgtcattatggggtgttgtgtgtaaattGTTTATTCCATTTTTTCTTAATGCACTGCAGGAGTACTTACTAATGTTCAAGCAACAAAGATCTTTGGTTCACTGTGATATCACATAAAAGACCTGGCTTCCACTTAAGGCACAAAATGGTATAGAGCCAGCCAAAAGCTTGTTTattgaaaaacatgtatttttattccCATAGTTAAATGAGAGCGGTACAGTGGTTTCCCATGTTCAACTAGTAGTAGAAACAACCCATTCTACTGCCGAAGGAGGCAGTTTATGCCAAGGGGGCCACAGCCTTGGTATAaaaacacacagctacacacatagccccttccaccagaccagagagaGCCCTCATACATTTTCATTAAGTAGAGTTCTGTCATCTGGGTTACTGACtgttaaataaaacacaaaaaggtTGTTAATAATGCAGCTGACAACATATCCTTTAGACAAGGACTTCAATCAACACCTCCGTCTCAACCCTtcaacacagtacagtagacatgtTAGAATACTGAAGGAACCCCTGGCTGGTCGTATTCTAAGAGGCTGAATTAATCAAATAACAGTTTCAACACAAATCACCTCTGTTCCAAGCCCAACGGTCAGGAGGTTAACTTGATTACATCTACCCATGCAAGGGAGGAGCAGAGTACAGGCTTGGACAAGAGAAACATAACAGAAACATCATAGCCCTAATATCAGCATTATCCTCCGTTAGACCGACCGACACTCACTCAGGAAACTCACCAGGTCAGATAGGCAGGACAGAGTGAGACAGTGTTATTGCACTACATCTGCTGGGTAGAGTTGCCGTTCCAAGTGTTATTCTCATCCTCACTGTCCTCGTGATTCCGTAGCCTGTGGATGTTTCCGTCTTGTTTGAAGTCTGCTGGTTGCTTCTCCAGTGTGCGTTTGCGAAGGGTTTCTCTGATAAAGTGGAAATGGATGTGAAATAACCCAACTAGGccttaaaaatgttttactggtatgtaactgttatgaaagttgtattgtcaattttgttttgtatttaaacgccactttaaacgtgtacatgacactgcaacaaaatttccccatggggacaataaagtcagtaagtaagtaGGCTTTAGAGCACCCAGCACACAACCACACTGCTCAATCAAACCCCTAGATTCATTCTCCAAATTCTTTGCACTCTGGTTACAACAAATCATGTTAAAGGTGGCTGTTATGACCCCTGACAACAATTAACCTGGACCAGTATACCAGCTTAACCATTCAATTATATTGTAACAATCTGGCAACATTTTGTCACTAACTCCTAACCATAATGTACCACCACAACAATCTCAGCTACTCTTAAAAATATGCCTGTACACCATGAGTACATAGAAGACTGCTGGATGGGGCCTCACCTCTTTGGTTCCCCAGATGAGGATGAGGAGCCAGAGGCAGTGTTGGGCCGCTGGGCTGGGCCTCTGGGGCCTGCTGCTCCAGGAATAGGGGGGCTGGTGAAGAGGAAGCCACTCAGGAACCTCCACACAGCCAGCAGAGGGTAGAGGATGGTACCCAGCACAGCCCAGATACCCCCTCCAGAGGTCGACTGGACTACCATGTTGCTAGGCCGTCCCGTTTGCTGGAAGGATTTAGAAGGATATGAAACACTTTATTCTCAATGATATCATTCTACTGGGGAAACCAGAGAAAAAGATGGGAAAACAAGCAAAAAGTCCCCAAAACAAACATTGGGAGCTAGataacatttggaaagtattcagaccccttccctttttccacattttgttatgttagaggcttattctgaaatagattaaattattttcttcccctcaatctacacacaataccccataatgacaaagcgaaaacaggtttagaaaaaaaaagattaaaaaaagatttacttatttacataagtatcgagaccctttgctatgagacttgaaagtgagctcaggtgcatcctgtttccattgatcatccttgacatgtttctgcaacttgactggagtccacctgtagtaaattcaattgattggacatgatttggaaaggcacacacctgtctatataaagtcccacagttgacaatgcatgtcagagcaaaaagagctagagctcagagacaggattgtgtcaaggcacagatctggggaagggtaccaaacaatgtctgcagcattgaaggtccccaagaacacagtggcctccatcattcttaaatggaagaagttgggaacatcaaagactcttcctagagctgaccgctcggccaaaactgagcaataggggaaGAATGgaattggtcagggaggtgaccaagaacacaataGTCACTCCGACaaggctccagagttcctctgtggagatggttgtccttcaggaagtttctcccatctctgcagcactccaccaatcaggcttttatggtagtggccaggcggaagccacacctcggtaaaaggcacgacagcccacttggagtttgccaaaggcacgcgtcaatgccaagcgtcacgtctggaggaaacctggcaccatccctacagtgaagcatgctggtggcagcatcatgctgtggggatgtttttcagcggcagggactgtgagactaatcgggatcaagggaaagatgaacggagcaaagtacagagagatccttgatgaaaacctgctccagagcactaaggaccttggaaggtgaagcttcgcccccagtctaacaggacaacgaccctaagcacacagccaagacaacacaggagtggttttggggcaagtctctgaatgtccttgagaggcccagccacaacccggacttgaacccgatcgaacatctctggagagacctgaaaatagctgtgcaccgacactccccatccaacatgacagagttgagaggatctgcagagaagaatgggagaaactccccaaatacaggtgtgccaagcttgcagcgtcataccggagaagactcaatgctgaaatcgctgccaaagatgcttcaacaaagtactgagtaaagggtctgaatacctatgtggATGTgatcgtttttatttttttattaatttgctaaaatttcaacacaactgtttttgctttgtcattatgggatattgtttgtaggttgatgagggggaaaaaaactatgcattttagaataaggccgtaacgtaacaaaatgtgggaaaagtcaagggctctgaatactttccgaatgcactgtacacaaagAAACCTAAGAGGCGTAAATATAACTGTGCAGCGATTCTATGACACTGTCTTGTTGTGAATTCTCAAAATGGGAGATGTAGCTATGGACGCTAGATACCAGTAGTCATCAATATTAGCAGAAgtttagagagaaatagggagCTCACTCACAGGCAGCAGCACTATTGAGGCACTGGGGGCCAGCTCAAGCGCCAGAAGAGTCTTGTCCAGGTCGTCAGCGGTAAACTCTCTGCGAGGGAACACGGTTGCCAGGGAGAAGTTGCCATACCTATTTCCCACTTCCTGAGAGGAGAAATAAACTCTTAAGTGACAGCCAGCGTTATGATATTTAATATCATATTCCACCAAAGAGGATAAACATGTTCTTAATAGTCACTTGTCCAACTCATGAATTATATTGagttagaaaaagtatcttaCATTGACAGCAAACTGCCGAGCTTCCTGCAGTCTGGCCTCTGAGGGGAACTGGTTGGTGAAGAATGAACCATCTGGTAGACGGAACTGTATTCTGGCTATGGCGCTGGAGGACAGTAACACACAGTTTGATGACAATCTAGAATTACATTAGTAGTGACATACAATATAAAACTTATTGAATAGTTTAAACTTTTTTTATTGAAAGTGACTACTTTAAAACTTCCTCATGGATATATAACTTCCCCCCCAGCCCTGTGACTGTAGAATAGCTCCATACCTCCTCTCCCTTTGTGCATTCTCCTTCTtggcctctgtctctgcctgtctggcCTGCAGTGCTGCCAGCCGGGCTGCCTCCACCTCATCCTTGTTGTTGGCATAGCGGGCAGCTCTGTCAGCGCGGTCCTGTGGGGATAAAGGTGCATCAGCCAGCCACTACCCTCCTCCCACAACAAGCAATGGCTATTTCATCAAACCCTGCAGCGCTCATTTAGGCCACTAGAGGGAGTTATGAGGGAAAGTTAAATTAGAGAGGCCCAACCAGGGATTAGTTATGAGGAGTGAAAGTGTGATGTGTTTGTTTACCAGGGCGATCTGTGCTTTGACACGCTCCCTGGCAGCCTtctcctctgccttctctctgctcctctcatccATAATGCGCTTGGTCTTCTCATCCTCGTTCTTCCTCTTGAAGTCCAGCATCTCCTTCCCCatcttccttctctccatctccttctttaTTTCGCCCTGACCATCATCACACAGAAATAGATACAGGTGCACACAAGCATTAACACCAGAATCGCCATAGGCCGATGGCCACTGACGTTTGATTTCGTAAGTAAAAGGAATCGGCCCAAAAAAGAAGCAACGTCCTGCTCCTTGACTTTTCTTAAAATGTTTGTCTTTTACATTGCTCAGTTGTCAGAATTTTCTAATCACAAACAGTAAAGTGTTAcgggcttctttttttttttacctgttccCCCCACACCTATTCCCACCTTAACGGCCAGGGcaaatgtgctgtaggacgttggtacccagccatgtgcgtctctctcctcactgaattaATTACGTAGGCTAAATGGATGAATGGTtgatagaaactgataattgtgcacattacaaattaatttaaattaggcctaactgaatgatgagggtgaTTTAATTGTGTGTAATGATGAAGAATTGTGGCCATTGTGACTGAAATCGAGAGCatagagaagagaagacgagacTGATTCATGCGTAAAGGCACGGTTGGGGAACAATACAGAGTCCGATACAATcagaaactaatttcacacataagaGTTAgcctaaagacaagattaaattgacaatagtatgagttgtcaaattgtacatgaagaTGGGCACATCTTGGAATTGACAGAGAAAGGAGCACCATTTTATAAAATTCTCCTTCAGAGTCACATTCAGGTAAAACTCTGATTGTATCAGCAATAGCATATTCTGCAGTTTCTAAGACACTTTTGTCAAATAACTCAATTCAAGAGCTGCAGCTCTATTTCCAAATATTACTTTTTCAAAGCATAACCGTGCTGTCCATGGGGCAGCATTGCTCAGGTTGCTAAGCAAAGACTAGTAACATAATAAACgtaaaatatgctattctgtctatttttatataaatgttattatttccacaatgttttttttaggcctgcccccccccaaaaaaaggtttTCTTTGTGATGGATTTAACTCTTGAACTTGTGGTTTTTCATTTTTACTTATAGCCTAGAGTAACAAACTAATGAAAATTGTATTATGTTCTTTGAAATAG
Protein-coding regions in this window:
- the LOC111976491 gene encoding UBX domain-containing protein 4 isoform X2, which produces MIWFEGSIPAAIISAKQQSSIFVVVITGDDEVSGQMMSSWEDDRVAEASYNCCVAIKVDSKSETCTQFSQIYPVVCIPSSFFIGENGIPLEVVAGSVSAEELMKRINKVKQMHAQQMAGEGADAGAPMEGLPRATVASEPAPAQPPSTSQELQPSHTPPADTDSAAAPAMSKESLSRPAEEGGPLASEVVTLGDDRSASSEDVSTSSQPDEGLDAKVERLTKKLEERREQKKKGEEEKEMERRKMGKEMLDFKRKNEDEKTKRIMDERSREKAEEKAARERVKAQIALDRADRAARYANNKDEVEAARLAALQARQAETEAKKENAQRERSAIARIQFRLPDGSFFTNQFPSEARLQEARQFAVNEVGNRYGNFSLATVFPRREFTADDLDKTLLALELAPSASIVLLPQTGRPSNMVVQSTSGGGIWAVLGTILYPLLAVWRFLSGFLFTSPPIPGAAGPRGPAQRPNTASGSSSSSGEPKRETLRKRTLEKQPADFKQDGNIHRLRNHEDSEDENNTWNGNSTQQM
- the LOC111976491 gene encoding UBX domain-containing protein 4 isoform X1, whose protein sequence is MIWFEGSIPAAIISAKQQSSIFVVVITGDDEVSGQMMSSWEDDRVAEASYNCCVAIKVDSKSETCTQFSQIYPVVCIPSSFFIGENGIPLEVVAGSVSAEELMKRINKVKQMHAQQMAGEGADAGAPMEGLPRATVASEPAPAQPPSTSQELQPSHTPPADTDSAAAPAMSKESLSRPAEEGGPLASEVVTLGDDRSASSEDVSTSSQPDEGLDAKVERLTKKLEERREQKKKGEEEGEIKKEMERRKMGKEMLDFKRKNEDEKTKRIMDERSREKAEEKAARERVKAQIALDRADRAARYANNKDEVEAARLAALQARQAETEAKKENAQRERSAIARIQFRLPDGSFFTNQFPSEARLQEARQFAVNEVGNRYGNFSLATVFPRREFTADDLDKTLLALELAPSASIVLLPQTGRPSNMVVQSTSGGGIWAVLGTILYPLLAVWRFLSGFLFTSPPIPGAAGPRGPAQRPNTASGSSSSSGEPKRETLRKRTLEKQPADFKQDGNIHRLRNHEDSEDENNTWNGNSTQQM
- the LOC111976491 gene encoding UBX domain-containing protein 4 isoform X3, giving the protein MIWFEGSIPAAIISAKQQSSIFVVVITGDDEVSGQMMSSWEDDRVAEASYNCCVAIKVDSKSETCTQFSQIYPVVCIPSSFFIGENGIPLEVVAGSVSAEELMKRINKVKQMAGEGADAGAPMEGLPRATVASEPAPAQPPSTSQELQPSHTPPADTDSAAAPAMSKESLSRPAEEGGPLASEVVTLGDDRSASSEDVSTSSQPDEGLDAKVERLTKKLEERREQKKKGEEEGEIKKEMERRKMGKEMLDFKRKNEDEKTKRIMDERSREKAEEKAARERVKAQIALDRADRAARYANNKDEVEAARLAALQARQAETEAKKENAQRERSAIARIQFRLPDGSFFTNQFPSEARLQEARQFAVNEVGNRYGNFSLATVFPRREFTADDLDKTLLALELAPSASIVLLPQTGRPSNMVVQSTSGGGIWAVLGTILYPLLAVWRFLSGFLFTSPPIPGAAGPRGPAQRPNTASGSSSSSGEPKRETLRKRTLEKQPADFKQDGNIHRLRNHEDSEDENNTWNGNSTQQM